A part of Vulpes lagopus strain Blue_001 chromosome 4, ASM1834538v1, whole genome shotgun sequence genomic DNA contains:
- the DUSP4 gene encoding dual specificity protein phosphatase 4 — protein sequence MVTVEELREMDCSVLKRLMNREESGGGALGLLSGGKCLLLDCRPFLAHSAGYIRGSVNVRCNTIVRRRAKGSVSLEQILPAEEEVRARLRSGLYSAVIVYDERSPRAESLREDSTVSLVVQALRRNAERTDICLLKGGYERFSSEYPEFCSKTKALAAIPPAVPASTAESLDVGCSSCGTPLHDQGGPVEILPFLYLGSAYHAARRDMLDALGITALLNVSSDCPNHFEGHYQYKCIPVEDNHKADISSWFMEAIEYIDAVKDRRGRVLVHCQAGISRSATICLAYLMMKKRVRLEEAFEFVKQRRSIISPNFSFMGQLLQFESQVLATSCAAEAASPSGPLRERGQATPTPTSQFVFSFPVSVGVHAAPSSLPYLHSPITTSPSC from the exons ATGGTGACGGTGGAGGAGCTGCGGGAGATGGACTGCAGCGTGCTCAAAAGGCTGATGAACCGGGAGGAGAGCGGTGGCGGCGCCCTGGGGCTGCTGAGCGGCGGCAAGTGCCTGCTGCTGGACTGCAGACCGTTCCTGGCGCACAGCGCGGGCTACATCCGAGGCTCGGTCAACGTGCGCTGCAACACCATCGTGCGGCGGCGGGCCAAGGGCTCTGTGAGCCTGGAGCAGATCCTGCCCGCCGAGGAGGAGGTGCGCGCCCGCCTGCGCTCCGGCCTCTACTCGGCGGTCATCGTCTACGACGAGCGCAGCCCGCGCGCCGAGAGCCTCCGCGAGGACAGCACCGTGTCGCTGGTGGTGCAGGCGCTGCGCCGCAACGCCGAGCGCACCGACATCTGCCTCCTCAAAG GTGGTTATGAGAGGTTTTCCTCCGAGTACCCAGAATTCTGTTCCAAAACCAAGGCCCTGGCAGCCATCCCCCCTGCTGTGCCCGCCAGCACAGCGGAATCCTTGGATGTGGGCTGCAGCTCCTGTGGAACCCCCCTGCATGACCAG GGGGGTCCGGTGGAgatccttcccttcctctaccTTGGCAGTGCCTACCACGCTGCCCGGAGGGACATGCTGGATGCCCTGGGGATCACGGCCCTGTTGAACGTCTCCTCTGACTGCCCAAACCACTTTGAAGGACACTATCAGTACAAGTGTATCCCGGTCGAAGACAACCACAAGGCAGACATCAGCTCCTGGTTCATGGAAGCCATCGAGTACATCG ATGCCGTGAAGGACCGCCGCGGCCGCGTGCTGGTGCACTGCCAGGCGGGCATCTCGCGCTCGGCCACCATCTGCCTGGCCTACCTGATGATGAAGAAGCGGGTGCGGCTGGAGGAGGCCTTCGAGTTCGTCAAGCAGCGGCGGAGCATCATCTCGCCCAACTTCAGCTTCATGGGGCAGCTGCTGCAGTTCGAGTCCCAGGTCCTGGCCACGTCCTGCGCCGCCGAGGCCGCCAGCCCCTCGGGGCCCCTGCGCGAGCGCGGCCAGGCCACCCCCACGCCCACGTCGCAGTTCGTGTTCAGCTTCCCGGTGTCGGTGGGCGTGCACGCGGCCCCCAGCAGCCTGCCCTACCTGCACAGCCCCATCACCACCTCCCCCAGCTGCTAG